A genomic region of Ictidomys tridecemlineatus isolate mIctTri1 chromosome 10, mIctTri1.hap1, whole genome shotgun sequence contains the following coding sequences:
- the Rabep2 gene encoding rab GTPase-binding effector protein 2 isoform X1, which yields MAAAAPAAASEDGRLLRPGAAMDPQPLEGVKVETESGELSRLRAELAGALAEMETMKAVAEVSESTKAEAVAAVQRQCQEEVASLQAILKDSISSYEAQIASLKQERQQQQQDSEEKERELGHLKQLLARAHPLDSLEKQMEKAHEDSEKLREIVLPMEQEIAELKAKLLKAEELIQEIQRRPRHPPSLHGSTELLSRNPSPPLEPLEEPSGDGGPAAEAFAHNCDDGASISSFSLGGAGSSASLPRSRQGLSPEQEETASLVSTGTLVPEGIYLPPPGYQLVPDNQWEQLQAEGRQLQKDLESVSLERDELQEGLRRSTEDCAKQMQVLLAQVQNSEQLLRTLQGTVSQAQERVQLQMAELATSHKCLHHEVKRLNEENQGLRAEHLPSSVPQSLEQLEGEDESLPSSVQELQQLLHRTRQEARARLQAREHEAERLRIEIVNLREALEEETAARASLEGQLRVQREETEVLEASLCSLRTEMDRIQQEQSQAQRQEGLLQQPGSGRTEEAQLTDLLSEQRAKVLRLQAELETSEQVQRDFVRLSQALQVRLERIRQAGTLEQVRCILDEGSLKDVRDIKDT from the exons ATGGCGGCAGCTGCGCCGGCGGCCGCGAGCGAGGACGGGCGGCTGCTGCGGCCGGGGGCCG CCATGGACCCCCAGCCCCTTGAAGGTGTAAAGGTTGAGACCGAGTCAGGTGAGCTCAGCCGGCTTCGGGCTGAGCTGGCAGGCGCCCTGGCAGAAATGGAGACCATGAAGGCGGTGGCGGAGGTGAGCGAAAGCACCAAAGCCGAGGCTGTGGCTGCAGTGCAGCGGCAGTGTCAAGAGGAGGTGGCCTCGCTGCAGGCCATCCTGAAAG ACTCCATCAGCAGCTATGAAGCCCAGATCGCGTCCCTGAAGCAggagcggcagcagcagcagcaggactcCGAGGAGAAGGAGCGAGAGCTGGGCCACCTGAAGCAGCTGCTGGCCCGGGCCCACCCCCTGGACTCCTTGGAGAAGCAGATGGAAAAG GCCCACGAGGACTCGGAGAAGCTGCGAGAGATCGTGCTGCCCATGGAGCAGGAGATCGCGGAGCTCAAGGCAAAGCTTCTGAAGGCGGAGGAGCTGATCCAAGAGATCCAG AGACGTCCCCGGCACCCCCCTTCCCTGCACGGCTCCACGGAGTTGCTGTCCCGCAACCCATCTCCGCCCCTGGAGCCCCTGGAGGAGCCGAGCGGCGATGGGGGCCCGGCCGCCGAGGCCTTCGCCCACAACTGTGACGACGGcgcctccatctcctccttctccctcggCGGAGCCGGCAGCAGCGCCTCCCTGCCCCGCAGCCGCCAGGGCCTGAGCCCCGAGCAGGAGGAGACGGCCTCCCTGGTGTCCACGGGCACCCTGGTCCCCGAGGGCATCTACCTGCCCCCTCCTGGGTACCAGCTGGTCCCAGACAACCAGTGGGAGCAGCTGCAGGCCGAG GGCCGGCAACTGCAGAAGGACTTGGAGAGTGTCAGCCTCGAGCGGGATGAACTGCAGGAGGGCCTGAGAAGGAGCACCGAGGACTGCGCCAAGCAG ATGCAGGTGCTCCTGGCCCAGGTCCAGAACTCAGAGCAGCTGCTTCGGACCCTGCAGGGGACCGTGAGCCAGGCCCAGGAGCGGGTGCAGCTGCAGATG GCAGAACTGGCCACCTCTCACAAGTGCCTGCACCATGAGGTAAAGCGGCTGAATGAGGAAAACCAGGGGCTCCGGGCTGAGCATTTGCCCTCTTCAGTCCCCCAGAGCCTGGAGCAGCTCGAGGGCGAGGATGAGTCGCTGCCCAGCTCGGTGCAG gagctgcagcagctgctgcaccGCACGCGGCAGGAGGCGCGCGCCCGGCTGCAGGCCCGGGAGCACGAGGCCGAGCGCCTGCGGATTGAGATCGTTAATCTGCGGGAGGCGCTGGAGGAGGAGACGGCGGCCAGGGCCAGCCTGGAGGGGCAGCTGCGGGTGCAGCGGGAGGAGACAG aggTGTTAGAGG cctccctgtGTAGCCTGAGGACAGAGATGGACCGGATCCAGCAGGAACAGAGCCAG GCCCAGCGCCAGGAAGGCCTCCTGCAACAGCCAGGCTCTGGCCGGACAGAAGAG GCCCAGCTCACAGACCTCCTCTCAGAGCAGAGGGCCAAGGTGCTGCGGCTGCAGGCTGAGCTGGAGACCAGCGAACAGGTGCAGAGGGACTTCGTGCGACTGTCCCAGGCCCTGCAG GTGCGCCTAGAGCGGATCCGCCAGGCTGGGACTCTGGAGCAGGTGCGCTGCATCCTGGATGAGGGGTCCCTCAAGGATGTGAGGGACATCAAGGACACCTGA
- the Rabep2 gene encoding rab GTPase-binding effector protein 2 isoform X4: MDPQPLEGVKVETESGELSRLRAELAGALAEMETMKAVAEVSESTKAEAVAAVQRQCQEEVASLQAILKDSISSYEAQIASLKQERQQQQQDSEEKERELGHLKQLLARAHPLDSLEKQMEKAHEDSEKLREIVLPMEQEIAELKAKLLKAEELIQEIQRRPRHPPSLHGSTELLSRNPSPPLEPLEEPSGDGGPAAEAFAHNCDDGASISSFSLGGAGSSASLPRSRQGLSPEQEETASLVSTGTLVPEGIYLPPPGYQLVPDNQWEQLQAEGRQLQKDLESVSLERDELQEGLRRSTEDCAKQMQVLLAQVQNSEQLLRTLQGTVSQAQERVQLQMAELATSHKCLHHEVKRLNEENQGLRAEHLPSSVPQSLEQLEGEDESLPSSVQELQQLLHRTRQEARARLQAREHEAERLRIEIVNLREALEEETAARASLEGQLRVQREETEVLEASLCSLRTEMDRIQQEQSQAQRQEGLLQQPGSGRTEEAQLTDLLSEQRAKVLRLQAELETSEQVQRDFVRLSQALQVRLERIRQAGTLEQVRCILDEGSLKDVRDIKDT, translated from the exons ATGGACCCCCAGCCCCTTGAAGGTGTAAAGGTTGAGACCGAGTCAGGTGAGCTCAGCCGGCTTCGGGCTGAGCTGGCAGGCGCCCTGGCAGAAATGGAGACCATGAAGGCGGTGGCGGAGGTGAGCGAAAGCACCAAAGCCGAGGCTGTGGCTGCAGTGCAGCGGCAGTGTCAAGAGGAGGTGGCCTCGCTGCAGGCCATCCTGAAAG ACTCCATCAGCAGCTATGAAGCCCAGATCGCGTCCCTGAAGCAggagcggcagcagcagcagcaggactcCGAGGAGAAGGAGCGAGAGCTGGGCCACCTGAAGCAGCTGCTGGCCCGGGCCCACCCCCTGGACTCCTTGGAGAAGCAGATGGAAAAG GCCCACGAGGACTCGGAGAAGCTGCGAGAGATCGTGCTGCCCATGGAGCAGGAGATCGCGGAGCTCAAGGCAAAGCTTCTGAAGGCGGAGGAGCTGATCCAAGAGATCCAG AGACGTCCCCGGCACCCCCCTTCCCTGCACGGCTCCACGGAGTTGCTGTCCCGCAACCCATCTCCGCCCCTGGAGCCCCTGGAGGAGCCGAGCGGCGATGGGGGCCCGGCCGCCGAGGCCTTCGCCCACAACTGTGACGACGGcgcctccatctcctccttctccctcggCGGAGCCGGCAGCAGCGCCTCCCTGCCCCGCAGCCGCCAGGGCCTGAGCCCCGAGCAGGAGGAGACGGCCTCCCTGGTGTCCACGGGCACCCTGGTCCCCGAGGGCATCTACCTGCCCCCTCCTGGGTACCAGCTGGTCCCAGACAACCAGTGGGAGCAGCTGCAGGCCGAG GGCCGGCAACTGCAGAAGGACTTGGAGAGTGTCAGCCTCGAGCGGGATGAACTGCAGGAGGGCCTGAGAAGGAGCACCGAGGACTGCGCCAAGCAG ATGCAGGTGCTCCTGGCCCAGGTCCAGAACTCAGAGCAGCTGCTTCGGACCCTGCAGGGGACCGTGAGCCAGGCCCAGGAGCGGGTGCAGCTGCAGATG GCAGAACTGGCCACCTCTCACAAGTGCCTGCACCATGAGGTAAAGCGGCTGAATGAGGAAAACCAGGGGCTCCGGGCTGAGCATTTGCCCTCTTCAGTCCCCCAGAGCCTGGAGCAGCTCGAGGGCGAGGATGAGTCGCTGCCCAGCTCGGTGCAG gagctgcagcagctgctgcaccGCACGCGGCAGGAGGCGCGCGCCCGGCTGCAGGCCCGGGAGCACGAGGCCGAGCGCCTGCGGATTGAGATCGTTAATCTGCGGGAGGCGCTGGAGGAGGAGACGGCGGCCAGGGCCAGCCTGGAGGGGCAGCTGCGGGTGCAGCGGGAGGAGACAG aggTGTTAGAGG cctccctgtGTAGCCTGAGGACAGAGATGGACCGGATCCAGCAGGAACAGAGCCAG GCCCAGCGCCAGGAAGGCCTCCTGCAACAGCCAGGCTCTGGCCGGACAGAAGAG GCCCAGCTCACAGACCTCCTCTCAGAGCAGAGGGCCAAGGTGCTGCGGCTGCAGGCTGAGCTGGAGACCAGCGAACAGGTGCAGAGGGACTTCGTGCGACTGTCCCAGGCCCTGCAG GTGCGCCTAGAGCGGATCCGCCAGGCTGGGACTCTGGAGCAGGTGCGCTGCATCCTGGATGAGGGGTCCCTCAAGGATGTGAGGGACATCAAGGACACCTGA
- the Rabep2 gene encoding rab GTPase-binding effector protein 2 isoform X2 produces the protein MAAAAPAAASEDGRLLRPGAAMDPQPLEGVKVETESGELSRLRAELAGALAEMETMKAVAEVSESTKAEAVAAVQRQCQEEVASLQAILKDSISSYEAQIASLKQERQQQQQDSEEKERELGHLKQLLARAHPLDSLEKQMEKAHEDSEKLREIVLPMEQEIAELKAKLLKAEELIQEIQRRPRHPPSLHGSTELLSRNPSPPLEPLEEPSGDGGPAAEAFAHNCDDGASISSFSLGGAGSSASLPRSRQGLSPEQEETASLVSTGTLVPEGIYLPPPGYQLVPDNQWEQLQAEGRQLQKDLESVSLERDELQEGLRRSTEDCAKQMQVLLAQVQNSEQLLRTLQGTVSQAQERVQLQMAELATSHKCLHHEVKRLNEENQGLRAEHLPSSVPQSLEQLEGEDESLPSSVQELQQLLHRTRQEARARLQAREHEAERLRIEIVNLREALEEETAARASLEGQLRVQREETASLCSLRTEMDRIQQEQSQAQRQEGLLQQPGSGRTEEAQLTDLLSEQRAKVLRLQAELETSEQVQRDFVRLSQALQVRLERIRQAGTLEQVRCILDEGSLKDVRDIKDT, from the exons ATGGCGGCAGCTGCGCCGGCGGCCGCGAGCGAGGACGGGCGGCTGCTGCGGCCGGGGGCCG CCATGGACCCCCAGCCCCTTGAAGGTGTAAAGGTTGAGACCGAGTCAGGTGAGCTCAGCCGGCTTCGGGCTGAGCTGGCAGGCGCCCTGGCAGAAATGGAGACCATGAAGGCGGTGGCGGAGGTGAGCGAAAGCACCAAAGCCGAGGCTGTGGCTGCAGTGCAGCGGCAGTGTCAAGAGGAGGTGGCCTCGCTGCAGGCCATCCTGAAAG ACTCCATCAGCAGCTATGAAGCCCAGATCGCGTCCCTGAAGCAggagcggcagcagcagcagcaggactcCGAGGAGAAGGAGCGAGAGCTGGGCCACCTGAAGCAGCTGCTGGCCCGGGCCCACCCCCTGGACTCCTTGGAGAAGCAGATGGAAAAG GCCCACGAGGACTCGGAGAAGCTGCGAGAGATCGTGCTGCCCATGGAGCAGGAGATCGCGGAGCTCAAGGCAAAGCTTCTGAAGGCGGAGGAGCTGATCCAAGAGATCCAG AGACGTCCCCGGCACCCCCCTTCCCTGCACGGCTCCACGGAGTTGCTGTCCCGCAACCCATCTCCGCCCCTGGAGCCCCTGGAGGAGCCGAGCGGCGATGGGGGCCCGGCCGCCGAGGCCTTCGCCCACAACTGTGACGACGGcgcctccatctcctccttctccctcggCGGAGCCGGCAGCAGCGCCTCCCTGCCCCGCAGCCGCCAGGGCCTGAGCCCCGAGCAGGAGGAGACGGCCTCCCTGGTGTCCACGGGCACCCTGGTCCCCGAGGGCATCTACCTGCCCCCTCCTGGGTACCAGCTGGTCCCAGACAACCAGTGGGAGCAGCTGCAGGCCGAG GGCCGGCAACTGCAGAAGGACTTGGAGAGTGTCAGCCTCGAGCGGGATGAACTGCAGGAGGGCCTGAGAAGGAGCACCGAGGACTGCGCCAAGCAG ATGCAGGTGCTCCTGGCCCAGGTCCAGAACTCAGAGCAGCTGCTTCGGACCCTGCAGGGGACCGTGAGCCAGGCCCAGGAGCGGGTGCAGCTGCAGATG GCAGAACTGGCCACCTCTCACAAGTGCCTGCACCATGAGGTAAAGCGGCTGAATGAGGAAAACCAGGGGCTCCGGGCTGAGCATTTGCCCTCTTCAGTCCCCCAGAGCCTGGAGCAGCTCGAGGGCGAGGATGAGTCGCTGCCCAGCTCGGTGCAG gagctgcagcagctgctgcaccGCACGCGGCAGGAGGCGCGCGCCCGGCTGCAGGCCCGGGAGCACGAGGCCGAGCGCCTGCGGATTGAGATCGTTAATCTGCGGGAGGCGCTGGAGGAGGAGACGGCGGCCAGGGCCAGCCTGGAGGGGCAGCTGCGGGTGCAGCGGGAGGAGACAG cctccctgtGTAGCCTGAGGACAGAGATGGACCGGATCCAGCAGGAACAGAGCCAG GCCCAGCGCCAGGAAGGCCTCCTGCAACAGCCAGGCTCTGGCCGGACAGAAGAG GCCCAGCTCACAGACCTCCTCTCAGAGCAGAGGGCCAAGGTGCTGCGGCTGCAGGCTGAGCTGGAGACCAGCGAACAGGTGCAGAGGGACTTCGTGCGACTGTCCCAGGCCCTGCAG GTGCGCCTAGAGCGGATCCGCCAGGCTGGGACTCTGGAGCAGGTGCGCTGCATCCTGGATGAGGGGTCCCTCAAGGATGTGAGGGACATCAAGGACACCTGA
- the Rabep2 gene encoding rab GTPase-binding effector protein 2 isoform X3, translating into MAAAAPAAASEDGRLLRPGAAMDPQPLEGVKVETESGELSRLRAELAGALAEMETMKAVAEVSESTKAEAVAAVQRQCQEEVASLQAILKDSISSYEAQIASLKQERQQQQQDSEEKERELGHLKQLLARAHPLDSLEKQMEKAHEDSEKLREIVLPMEQEIAELKAKLLKAEELIQEIQRRPRHPPSLHGSTELLSRNPSPPLEPLEEPSGDGGPAAEAFAHNCDDGASISSFSLGGAGSSASLPRSRQGLSPEQEETASLVSTGTLVPEGIYLPPPGYQLVPDNQWEQLQAEGRQLQKDLESVSLERDELQEGLRRSTEDCAKQMQVLLAQVQNSEQLLRTLQGTVSQAQERVQLQMAELATSHKCLHHEVKRLNEENQGLRAEHLPSSVPQSLEQLEGEDESLPSSVQELQQLLHRTRQEARARLQAREHEAERLRIEIVNLREALEEETAARASLEGQLRVQREETEVLEASLCSLRTEMDRIQQEQSQAQLTDLLSEQRAKVLRLQAELETSEQVQRDFVRLSQALQVRLERIRQAGTLEQVRCILDEGSLKDVRDIKDT; encoded by the exons ATGGCGGCAGCTGCGCCGGCGGCCGCGAGCGAGGACGGGCGGCTGCTGCGGCCGGGGGCCG CCATGGACCCCCAGCCCCTTGAAGGTGTAAAGGTTGAGACCGAGTCAGGTGAGCTCAGCCGGCTTCGGGCTGAGCTGGCAGGCGCCCTGGCAGAAATGGAGACCATGAAGGCGGTGGCGGAGGTGAGCGAAAGCACCAAAGCCGAGGCTGTGGCTGCAGTGCAGCGGCAGTGTCAAGAGGAGGTGGCCTCGCTGCAGGCCATCCTGAAAG ACTCCATCAGCAGCTATGAAGCCCAGATCGCGTCCCTGAAGCAggagcggcagcagcagcagcaggactcCGAGGAGAAGGAGCGAGAGCTGGGCCACCTGAAGCAGCTGCTGGCCCGGGCCCACCCCCTGGACTCCTTGGAGAAGCAGATGGAAAAG GCCCACGAGGACTCGGAGAAGCTGCGAGAGATCGTGCTGCCCATGGAGCAGGAGATCGCGGAGCTCAAGGCAAAGCTTCTGAAGGCGGAGGAGCTGATCCAAGAGATCCAG AGACGTCCCCGGCACCCCCCTTCCCTGCACGGCTCCACGGAGTTGCTGTCCCGCAACCCATCTCCGCCCCTGGAGCCCCTGGAGGAGCCGAGCGGCGATGGGGGCCCGGCCGCCGAGGCCTTCGCCCACAACTGTGACGACGGcgcctccatctcctccttctccctcggCGGAGCCGGCAGCAGCGCCTCCCTGCCCCGCAGCCGCCAGGGCCTGAGCCCCGAGCAGGAGGAGACGGCCTCCCTGGTGTCCACGGGCACCCTGGTCCCCGAGGGCATCTACCTGCCCCCTCCTGGGTACCAGCTGGTCCCAGACAACCAGTGGGAGCAGCTGCAGGCCGAG GGCCGGCAACTGCAGAAGGACTTGGAGAGTGTCAGCCTCGAGCGGGATGAACTGCAGGAGGGCCTGAGAAGGAGCACCGAGGACTGCGCCAAGCAG ATGCAGGTGCTCCTGGCCCAGGTCCAGAACTCAGAGCAGCTGCTTCGGACCCTGCAGGGGACCGTGAGCCAGGCCCAGGAGCGGGTGCAGCTGCAGATG GCAGAACTGGCCACCTCTCACAAGTGCCTGCACCATGAGGTAAAGCGGCTGAATGAGGAAAACCAGGGGCTCCGGGCTGAGCATTTGCCCTCTTCAGTCCCCCAGAGCCTGGAGCAGCTCGAGGGCGAGGATGAGTCGCTGCCCAGCTCGGTGCAG gagctgcagcagctgctgcaccGCACGCGGCAGGAGGCGCGCGCCCGGCTGCAGGCCCGGGAGCACGAGGCCGAGCGCCTGCGGATTGAGATCGTTAATCTGCGGGAGGCGCTGGAGGAGGAGACGGCGGCCAGGGCCAGCCTGGAGGGGCAGCTGCGGGTGCAGCGGGAGGAGACAG aggTGTTAGAGG cctccctgtGTAGCCTGAGGACAGAGATGGACCGGATCCAGCAGGAACAGAGCCAG GCCCAGCTCACAGACCTCCTCTCAGAGCAGAGGGCCAAGGTGCTGCGGCTGCAGGCTGAGCTGGAGACCAGCGAACAGGTGCAGAGGGACTTCGTGCGACTGTCCCAGGCCCTGCAG GTGCGCCTAGAGCGGATCCGCCAGGCTGGGACTCTGGAGCAGGTGCGCTGCATCCTGGATGAGGGGTCCCTCAAGGATGTGAGGGACATCAAGGACACCTGA